The Prionailurus bengalensis isolate Pbe53 chromosome D2, Fcat_Pben_1.1_paternal_pri, whole genome shotgun sequence genome window below encodes:
- the TTC13 gene encoding tetratricopeptide repeat protein 13 isoform X7: MLQEEPDLVSAIYGRGIAYGKKGLHDIKNAELALFELSRVITLEPDRPEVFEQRAEILSPLGRINEAVNDLTKAIQLQPSARLYRHRGTLYFISEDYATAHEDFQQSLELNKNQPIAMLYKGLTFFHRGLLKEAIESFKEALKQKVDFIDAYKSLGQAYRELGNFEAATESFQKALLLNQNHVQTLQLRGMMLYHHGSLQEALKNFKRCLQLEPYNEVCQYMKGLSHVAMGQFYEGIKAQTKVMLNDPLPGQKASPEYLKVKYLREYSRYLHAHLDTPLTEYNIDVDLPGSFKDHWAKNLPFLIEDYEEQPGLQPHIKDVLHQNFEGYKPEVQELICVADRLGSLMQYETPGFLPNKRIHRAMGLAALEVMQAVQRTWTNSKVRMNGKTRLMQWRDMFDIAVKWRRIADPDQPVLWLDQMPARSLSRGFNNHINLIRGQVINMRYLEYFEKILHFIKDRILVYHGANNPKGLLEVREALEKVHKVEDLLPIMKQFNTKTKDGFTVNTKVPSLKDQGKEYDGFTITITGDKVGNILFSVETQTTEERTQLYHAEIDALYKDLTAKGKVLILSSEFGEADAVCNLILSLVYYFYNLMPLSRGSSVIAYSVIVGALMASGKEVTGKIPKGKLVDFEAMTAPGSEAFSKIAKSWMNLKSISPSYKSLPSVSEAFPTLRSMIEVLNTDSSPRCLKKL; encoded by the exons ATTCTGTCCCCTCTGGGACGAATTAATGAAGCAGTGAATGATCTCACCAAAGCTATTCAGCTGCAGCCCTCAGCACGGCTGTACAGACACCGGGGGACCCTGTACTTCATATCAGAG GACTATGCGACCGCCCACGAAGATTTTCAGCAGTCCCTAGAGCTGAACAAAAACCAGCCTATAGCTATGCTATACAAAGGTCTAACTTTCTTTCACAGAGGACTTTTGAAG GAAGCTATTGAGTCCTTCAAAGAAGCCTTGAAGCAGAAAGTTGATTTTATTGATGCGTACAAAAGTCTGGGACAGGCCTATAG AGAACTGGGCAATTTTGAAGCCGCCACCGAGAGTTTTCAGAAGGCGCTGTTGCTCAACCAAAATCACGTACAGACCCTGCAGCTGCGGGGAATGATGCTCTATCACCACGGCAGCCTGCAGGAGGCCCTTAAGAACTTCAAG CGGTGTCTGCAGCTAGAACCCTATAATGAGGTGTGCCAGTATATGAAAGGACTCAGCCATGTTGCCATGGGACAGTTTTACGAAGGAATAAAAGCACAAACTAAAGTTATGCTAAATGATCCTCTTCCAGGCCAGAAGGCTAGCCCAGAGTATCTGAAAGTGAAATATCTCCGAG AGTATTCTCGGTATCTTCACGCACACCTCGATACTCCCCTTACGGAATATAACATTGATGTGGATCTGCCTGGAAGCTTTAAAGACCACTGGGCTAAAAATCTGCCTTTCCTCATAGAAGATTATGAAGAACAGCCAGGGTTACAGCCCCACATAAA AGACGTGTTACATCAGAACTTTGAGGGTTATAAGCCAGAGGTACAAGAGCTGATCTGTGTAGCTGATCGTTTGGGATCCCTGATGCAGTATGAAACGCCTGGCTTCCTGCCAAACAAGAGAATACACAGAG CCATGGGCTTGGCAGCGTTGGAAGTCATGCAAGCTGTACAGCGTACGTGGACCAACTCGAAAGTTCGAATGAATGGGAAAACACGGCTGATGCAGTGGAGAGACATGTTTGACATTGCAGTAAAGTGGAGACG GATTGCTGACCCGGACCAGCCGGTGCTGTGGTTAGATCAGATGCCAGCACGAAGTCTTAGCAGAGGTTTTAACAACCACATCAATTTAATCAG gggcCAGGTGATCAACATGAGATACctggaatattttgagaaaattcttcattttattaaagatAGGATTCTTGTTTATCACGG agCTAATAATCCTAAAGGATTGTTGGAAGTCAGAGAGGCTCTGGAAAAGGTGCACAAAGTAGAAGATCTCCTGCCAATTATGAAG CAGTTTAATACTAAAACGAAGGATGGGTTCACTGTGAACACGAAAGTTCCCAGCCTCAAAGATCAAGGGAAGGAATACGATGGATTCACAATCACGATTACGGGAGACAA GGTTGGCAACATACTGTTTTCTGTGGAAACACAAACCACAGAAGAAAGAACACAATTATATCATGCCGAAATAGATGCACTTTATAAAGATCtaacagcaaaaggaaaagtACTGATCCTTTCATCAGAATTTGGG gaagCTGATGCTGTTTGCAACTTAATCTTATCCTTggtttattacttttataatttaatgcCACTCTCTCGAGGATCCAG TGTGATAGCTTACTCCGTGATCGTGGGAGCGTTGATGGCAAGTGGAAAGGAAGTAACAGGAAAAATTCCCAAAGGGAAG tTAGTCGACTTTGAAGCTATGACAGCCCCGGGTTCAGAAGCCTTTAGCAAAATAGCCAAAAGCTGGATGAACCTGAAAAG tatttCACCTTCTTATAAGAGCCTCCCGTCCGTGTCAGAGGCATTCCCAACGTTAAGATCAATGATCGAGGTGCTAAACACTGACTCCTCTCCACGTTGTCTTAAGAAACTCTAG